The DNA sequence ATCGAGCAATGTGCAGGCTGCAGAAAAGACGATCCGTCAGGCAGGCATAAAATACTGGAATATTTATCAGACGGAGCTTGAAGAACAAAAAGACGCAGATTACGAGTTCCAGACACCGTATGATCATTATATTGGAAATATGATATATTTGAATAATCTGTCAATGGCTGCGTTAAATGACAGTGAGGTGGTCAATATGCAGGGATTTATTCATCTGTATCAGAAGGACGATGCCGGTAATCTGACAGAGATCACGGATCAGAAGGATAAGGTATTTCTTCAAATCAATGATACATCTGAGAACAAATATATGCTGTATTGTGATAATGATATATTTGAAGCGGCTGTTCCTGAAATAAAGGATATGTCTGCGGATTTTTCACTTGATAAAATGAATGAGATCTATGTATCAGGAATGCAGTTTTATCCGGCTTCCTATACCTGTTTTGCAGATGGGGAGGAGCAGGAAAGAACGGTATCAGAGATACCGGATGGTTATGTGAAGCTGGATCAGAGTTCGGGATTTACCATTCCGCATGGAGTCGTTGGCTGCATACCAACATCGTTAAAGGTTGACCGGTATACAGGTACGGATGAGATCGTGAATGATTATCAGAATAATTCCAATTGGGAATATGTGGAAGATACAGAAAAATGTGCATACGGCACACATGCAGTCTATGCATTTCCTGTCAACAATGATAATACTGCTTTTGCGGTCATAGATTATCATTATAATATTGTAAAGTCACTGATGGGACATATGATCATTTATACATGGCTTGGGGTAGTGCTTGGAAGTGCATTGATCTCACTTCTGATCGCATATGTAATGTACAGATCCTATAAATCAGCGTATGATATGGAGCAGTACAGACGAACAACTTCAAATGCGATGGCGCATGATCTCAAAAGTCCGCTTGCCGTTATTTCTCTGTATGCCGAGAATCTGAAATCAGGAAAGAATCCGGAGAAGAACCAGTATTATATGGATGGGATATTAAATGAAGTAAAGGCAATGAATGAACAGGTTGCATCCATCCTTGATATGGCAAAGGCAGAGGATGTAAACACAGAGCTTCATAAGACTAAAGTTGATATCGGGAACATCATAAATACAGCAGCAGAGGTATATGCGGAAACAATTAAAACTAAAAATATCAGGCTTGACATTCAGGGAAGCTGCCAGATCGAAGCAGACGAGACTCTGATGTATCAGGCAGTTATGAATATGATGGATAATGCGATTAAGTATGTTACAAAGGATGGAAAGATCACAGTTCAGATGAGCGATGAGAGCCTTTCCATTCAGAATACAAGTGAGCTGATTCCGGAAGATATTTTAAGGAATATTTGGAATCCATTTGTCAAAGGGGATAACAGCAGACATGGACACAAAGGAACCGGGCTTGGCTTATCCATCGTCAAAACCATTATGGATCGCCATGGATTTACCTGTGAGATGAAAAATACAGGTGATGGTGTGGAAGTGAAGGTGGACTTCAGATAAGTTAATAATAAGGAGTGCCGGCAATGACATTACAACAGTTAAAATATGTGATAACAGTAGCGGATACTGGAACGATCACGGAAGCAGCAAATAAGCTGTATATTTCGCAGCCAAGTCTGACAAATGCGATCCATGAACTGGAAAAGGAAATGAATATCGTCATTTTCAACCGGACGAATAAGGGTATCAGTCTTTCAAAGGAAGGAGAGATATTCTTAGGATATGCAAGACAGGTTTTAGAGCAGGCGGCTATTTTAGAAGACAAATATAAGGGAAATGATGGTGGCAAGAAACAGTTCTGTGTATCAACCCAGCATTATTCATTTGCCGTTAATGCGTTTGTAGATCTGGTCAAGCAGTATGGACAGGATGAATATGATTTCAGTATACGGGAGACACAGACTTATGAGATCATCGAAGATGTAGCAAGGATGAGAAGTGAGATCGGAATCTTATTCCTGAATGATTTTAATGAAGCAGTATTGCGTAAGCTCCTGCGTTCGCATGATCTGGAATTTCATTTGCTGTTTGTAGCCAGACCGCATGTATTTATCAGCAGAAAACATCCACTTGCCGACAAGACGGTCATAACAAATGAAGAACTTGAGGACTATCCATATCTCTCATTTGAACAGGGAGAGCATAATTCCTTTTATTTTTCAGAAGAGATTTTCTCATCTTTTGAGCGGAAACGGAATATCCGTGTCCGGGACAGAGCTACGTTATTTAACCTGCTGATCGGGTTAAATGGCTATACCGTGTGCAGCGGTGTGATCGATAAGAAACTGAATGGCAGAGACATCATAGCAGTTCCTCTTGCAGATGAGAGTGATATGCGGATCGGATATATCACACATAAGAAAGGAATGATCAGCCGGCTGGGAAATACATATTTGGAGGTTCTGAAAAAATATCTGGGTCCGGAACCGCCCAGACGAAAACTGGAACATCGGGGACGCTTTAATGAACTTGGCAGAGATGGGGAAATGCTGACGGATGTTACAGATAAGATAGATGAACATATAAAGAAGCTGAAATAAAACCAAAAAGGATTTTGTTTTGATATAGTTTAAAACTATGGAAAACAGAATCCTTTTTGTATTATACAGATCTTGTTCATTGCCATATAATAAGCGGGAAATCACGGCTGGAAAATAAGCAGAGTGGTTATTATGGAAATGATTTGAATTATATGGAGGATAAAGCAATGAGTCAGTTACAGACACCATTTCGTTATGATTATGTAGGAAGCTTTCTTCGCCCTGCAAAATTAAAGAAGGCGAGAAGACAGTTTGATAAGGAAAATATCTCATACGATGAATTAAAGAAAGTAGAAGATGAAGCGATCACAGAGCTTATAACAAAGATAAAAGAATCAGGCTATCATGTTATTACAGATGGTGAATTCCGTCGTGCAACCTGGCATCTTGATTTTATGTGGGGATTTGATGGAATCGGACATACACCTACAAAGACAGGCCTTCCATTCCATGGTGAAGCAGCTATGGTTGATGATACTTATCTGGTCGGAAAAGTCGGTATATCCAAAGAGCATCCATTTGTAGAGCATTTTAAGTTCGTAAAACAGTTTGAAGATGAGAATACAGTAGCAAAACAGACAATGCCATCTCCGGCTCAGTTTCTTGCGCAGTTTACGATGCCATTCAACCGTGTGGAGACAGAGAAATACTACACATCCGATGCAGATCTGGTAAAGGATATTGTAGATGCATATGGAAAAGTGATCCAGGATCTGTACAATGCAGGATGCAGAAATATCCAGCTTGATGACTGTACCTGGGGCATGATGGCAGACAGAAGCGGACATCTTGCATATGGTACAACTGCGGAGGGATTAAAGGAAATTCAGAAGATCCATAAGGATATCAATAATCAGGTAATCGCAAATGCACCAAAGGATCTGACGATCAATACACATGTATGTCGTGGTAATTTCCATTCTACTTATGCAAACAGTGGTGCTTATGATCCTGTGGCAGATATCCTGTTTGGAGAGGAAAATGTAAATGCGTATTATCTGGAATTCGATGATGAACGTTCCGGCGGATTTGCTCCGCTTGCAAAGGTTTCCGGTGATAAGAAGGTTGTGCTTGGTCTTATTACAACGAAATCACCAAAGCTTGAAAATAAGGAAGAAGTAATTGCCCGTATAAAGGAGGCTGCAAATTATATTCCACTTGACAGATTGTATCTCAGCCCACAGTGTGGATTTGCATCCTGTGAGATCGGTAATAAGCTGACCGAGAAAGAACAGTGGGATAAGCTTCGTCTTGTAAAAGAGATTGCAGAAGAAGTGTGGTAGAGCTATAATAAAGAATGTGACAGGTCACAGTTATGGGCTGGTCGAAAAACCCAGGTCCAACCAAAAGAACAGGCGGGGGAACTCCCCGCCGTTTTTATATCACATATTTAGAAATAAAGGTATAAAATAAAATCCGCAATGTTTTGATATATTGCGGATTTTGTTTTAAAACGATATATGTTTAAACAACGCAACTGCACATAATACAATGGCAAGTGGTACATAGAGGTAACGTCCGATGGAATACCAGAGTGTGCCACGATTCTTTTTGCTGCCGCAGTTGACAGCTTCGAGCAGGTCATCCTTTTTCATGATATAGAACCATGAGACAGCACCGATGGTTGCGCCGATCGGGATAATGTAGATCGAAACAATATCCATCCAAGGTCCCCATTTGGAGATCGTCTCCATACCGATGCCACAGCCAAGGCATAACACACCGATGATGATCAGGACTGCGGTACGGCTGAGCTTCGGAAACTGGTGTAAGAGTGATTCAGCAACCGCCTCAAACATATTCTGAAGGGAACTTACACCGGCGAAGATCATTGCTATATACAGGATAATTGCAAATAACCGTCCGAGCGGAATATTCTGTAAGATGGTTGGCAGGGTAACAAAGAGAAGGCTTGGACCTGCTCCGACATCAACGCCATAAGAGAAACATGCCGGGATAATGACCAGTGCTGCGACAACGGCAGCAATCGTATCAAAGATCGCAGTATGTCTGGCAACTCCGACAACATCTTCATCCTTTGACAGATAAGCGCCATAGACGATCATGCCGCTTCCCGTAACTGACAGGGAGAAGAATGCCTGTCCCATTGCCCAGATCCAGATCATAGGATCAGCAAGCTTTGACCAGTCCGGTGTGAACATGAATTTATATCCTTCTGCTGCGCCCGGAAGCATAGCAACACGGACTGCAAGGATCAGAAAAATGATGAAGAATAACGGCATCATGATCTTATTTGTCTTTTCTATACTATGTGCACCGAAGAACAGAGTCAGAAGCGTTCCGGCTACCACGATAATGTGAAGCGGGATCACGGAGAACGGTTTGGATGAAAATGAATTAAACCAGGCTGCTGTATCTTCATGCATTAAAGTTCCAATCAGAGAATCAAGGAAGGCTTTTAAAATATACGAAACGATGATCGCATAACCGATCGCGATACATAAGGAGCCTGCAAGTGGAAGCCAGCCAAGCAGTCCACCTGCAGTACCGGCTTTTTTACCTCTTGTTTCCCATGCATATTTATAAGCACCAAGTGTTCCTGTTCCGGCTCTTCGTCCGATTGCAAATTCGGTCGGAAGTGCCACATAGCTGAATATAAAGATAAAAAGCAGGTAGATCAGCAGAAATGCGCCGCCACCATTACTTCCTAATTTATTTGGAAATCCCCAGACATTTGCCATACCAACGGCAGAACCAACAGAAGCCAGAATGAACCCCCATCTGCTTC is a window from the Lachnospiraceae bacterium GAM79 genome containing:
- a CDS encoding HAMP domain-containing histidine kinase → MKKKEKKYYGKKKKFYSFFLKIFIPFIIVTSILGGIITAFLNLTFQNNISSNVQAAEKTIRQAGIKYWNIYQTELEEQKDADYEFQTPYDHYIGNMIYLNNLSMAALNDSEVVNMQGFIHLYQKDDAGNLTEITDQKDKVFLQINDTSENKYMLYCDNDIFEAAVPEIKDMSADFSLDKMNEIYVSGMQFYPASYTCFADGEEQERTVSEIPDGYVKLDQSSGFTIPHGVVGCIPTSLKVDRYTGTDEIVNDYQNNSNWEYVEDTEKCAYGTHAVYAFPVNNDNTAFAVIDYHYNIVKSLMGHMIIYTWLGVVLGSALISLLIAYVMYRSYKSAYDMEQYRRTTSNAMAHDLKSPLAVISLYAENLKSGKNPEKNQYYMDGILNEVKAMNEQVASILDMAKAEDVNTELHKTKVDIGNIINTAAEVYAETIKTKNIRLDIQGSCQIEADETLMYQAVMNMMDNAIKYVTKDGKITVQMSDESLSIQNTSELIPEDILRNIWNPFVKGDNSRHGHKGTGLGLSIVKTIMDRHGFTCEMKNTGDGVEVKVDFR
- a CDS encoding LysR family transcriptional regulator → MTLQQLKYVITVADTGTITEAANKLYISQPSLTNAIHELEKEMNIVIFNRTNKGISLSKEGEIFLGYARQVLEQAAILEDKYKGNDGGKKQFCVSTQHYSFAVNAFVDLVKQYGQDEYDFSIRETQTYEIIEDVARMRSEIGILFLNDFNEAVLRKLLRSHDLEFHLLFVARPHVFISRKHPLADKTVITNEELEDYPYLSFEQGEHNSFYFSEEIFSSFERKRNIRVRDRATLFNLLIGLNGYTVCSGVIDKKLNGRDIIAVPLADESDMRIGYITHKKGMISRLGNTYLEVLKKYLGPEPPRRKLEHRGRFNELGRDGEMLTDVTDKIDEHIKKLK
- a CDS encoding 5-methyltetrahydropteroyltriglutamate--homocysteine S-methyltransferase; the encoded protein is MSQLQTPFRYDYVGSFLRPAKLKKARRQFDKENISYDELKKVEDEAITELITKIKESGYHVITDGEFRRATWHLDFMWGFDGIGHTPTKTGLPFHGEAAMVDDTYLVGKVGISKEHPFVEHFKFVKQFEDENTVAKQTMPSPAQFLAQFTMPFNRVETEKYYTSDADLVKDIVDAYGKVIQDLYNAGCRNIQLDDCTWGMMADRSGHLAYGTTAEGLKEIQKIHKDINNQVIANAPKDLTINTHVCRGNFHSTYANSGAYDPVADILFGEENVNAYYLEFDDERSGGFAPLAKVSGDKKVVLGLITTKSPKLENKEEVIARIKEAANYIPLDRLYLSPQCGFASCEIGNKLTEKEQWDKLRLVKEIAEEVW
- a CDS encoding sodium-dependent transporter; protein product: MSNKNTKSFGSRWGFILASVGSAVGMANVWGFPNKLGSNGGGAFLLIYLLFIFIFSYVALPTEFAIGRRAGTGTLGAYKYAWETRGKKAGTAGGLLGWLPLAGSLCIAIGYAIIVSYILKAFLDSLIGTLMHEDTAAWFNSFSSKPFSVIPLHIIVVAGTLLTLFFGAHSIEKTNKIMMPLFFIIFLILAVRVAMLPGAAEGYKFMFTPDWSKLADPMIWIWAMGQAFFSLSVTGSGMIVYGAYLSKDEDVVGVARHTAIFDTIAAVVAALVIIPACFSYGVDVGAGPSLLFVTLPTILQNIPLGRLFAIILYIAMIFAGVSSLQNMFEAVAESLLHQFPKLSRTAVLIIIGVLCLGCGIGMETISKWGPWMDIVSIYIIPIGATIGAVSWFYIMKKDDLLEAVNCGSKKNRGTLWYSIGRYLYVPLAIVLCAVALFKHISF